The Prionailurus viverrinus isolate Anna chromosome B4, UM_Priviv_1.0, whole genome shotgun sequence genome has a window encoding:
- the PHB2 gene encoding prohibitin-2, which translates to MAQNLKDLAGRLPSGPRGMGTALKLLLGAGAVAYGVRESVFTVEGGHRAIFFNRIGGVQQDTILAEGLHFRIPWFQYPIIYDIRARPRKISSPTGSKDLQMVNISLRVLSRPNAMELPSMYQRLGLDYEERVLPSIVNEVLKSVVAKFNASQLITQRAQVSLLIRRELTERAKDFSLILDDVAITELSFSREYTAAVEAKQVAQQEAQRAQFLVEKAKQEQRQKIVQAEGEAEAARMLGEALSKNPGYIKLRKIRAAQNISKTIATSQNRIYLTADNLVLNLQDESFTRGSDSLIKAKK; encoded by the exons ATGGCCCAGAACTTGAAGGACTTAGCGGGGCGGCTGCCCTCCGGGCCACGGGGCATGGGCACGGCGCTGAAGCTGCTGCTGGGGGCCGGCGCCGTGGCCTACGGCGTCCGCGAATCTGTGTTCACCG tGGAAGGCGGGCACAGAGCCATTTTCTTTAATCGGATCGGTGGCGTGCAGCAGGACACCATTCTGGCCGAGGGCCTTCACTTCAG GATCCCCTGGTTCCAGTACCCCATCATCTATGACATTCGGGCCAGACCCCGAAAAATTTCCTCCCCCACAGGCTCCAAAG ACCTGCAGATGGTGAATATCTCCCTGCGAGTGCTGTCTCGACCCAATGCCATGGAGCTTCCCAGCATGTACCAGCGCCTGGGGCTAGACTACGAGGAGCGAGTGCTGCCGTCCATTGTCAATGAGGTGCTCAAGAGTGTGGTGGCCAAGTTCAATGCTTCACAGCTGATCACCCAGCGGGCCCAG gTATCCTTGTTGATCCGGCGGGAGCTGACAGAGAGGGCCAAGGACTTCAGCCTTATCCTGGATGATGTGGCCATCACAGAGCTGAGCTTTAGCCGAGAGTACACGGCCGCTGTGGAAGCCAAGCAAGTGG CTCAGCAGGAGGCCCAGCGAGCCCAGTTTTTGGTggaaaaagcaaagcaggaaCAGCGGCAGAAGATTGTGCAGGCCGAGGGTGAGGCCGAGGCCGCCAGGATG CTTGGAGAAGCCCTGAGCAAAAACCCTGGCTACATCAAACTGCGCAAGATCCGGGCAGCCCAGAACATCTCCAAGACG ATTGCCACATCACAGAACCGTATCTATCTCACTGCTGACAACCTTGTCCTGAATCTACAGGATGAAAGTTTTACCCG GGGCAG TGACAGCCTCATCAAGGCTAAGAAGTGA
- the EMG1 gene encoding ribosomal RNA small subunit methyltransferase NEP1 isoform X1: MAAPSGGFQPRERRVGEQEEGWDAVAPKRPRLGAGNKIGGRRLIVVLEGASLETVKVGKTYELLNCDKHKSVLLKNGRDPGEVRPDIAHQSLLMLMDSPLNRAGLLQVYIHTQKNVLIEVNPQTRIPRTFDRFCGLMVQLLHKLSVRAADGPQKLLKVIKNPVSDHFPVGCMKIGTSFSIPVVSDVRDLVPSSDPIVFVVGAFAHGQVNVEYTEKMVSISNYPLSAALTCAKLTTAFEEVWGVI; encoded by the exons ATGGCTGCGCCCAGTGGCGGATTCCAACCTCGTGAGCGGCGCGTTGGAGAGCAGGAAGAGGGGTGGGATGCGGTGGCTCCCAAGCGGCCCCGACTCGGGGCGGGAAACAAGATCGGAGGGCGAAGGCTCATTGTGGTGCTGGAAGGGGCCAGTCTGGAGACAGTCAAG GTAGGGAAGACCTATGAGTTACTCAACTGTGACAAGCACAAGTCTGTGCTGTTGAAGAATGGACGGGACCCTGGGGAAGTGAGACCAGACATAGCTCACCAG AGTTTACTGATGCTGATGGACAGTCCCCTGAACCGAGCTGGCTTGCTGCAGGTTTATATCCACACACAGAAGAATGTGCTGATTGAAGTGAACCCCCAGACTCGAATTCCCAGAACCTTTGACCGCTTTTGTGGCCTCATGG TTCAGCTTTTACACAAACTCAGTGTTCGAGCAGCTGATGGCCCCCAGAAGCTCTTGAAG GTAATTAAGAATCCAGTGTCAGATCACTTCCCAGTTGGATGTATGAAGATTGgcacatctttttccattccagTTGTCAGTGATGTACGAGACTTGGTGCCTAGCAGTGATCCTATTGTTTTTGTGGTGGGGGCCTTTGCCCACGGCCAG GTCAATGTGGAGTATACGGAGAAGATGGTGTCTATCAGCAACTACCCCCTGTCTGCAGCCCTGACCTGTGCAAAACTGACCACAGCCTTTGAAGAAGTATGGGGGGTCATCTGA
- the EMG1 gene encoding ribosomal RNA small subunit methyltransferase NEP1 isoform X2, giving the protein MAAPSGGFQPRERRVGEQEEGWDAVAPKRPRLGAGNKIGGRRLIVVLEGASLETVKVGKTYELLNCDKHKSVLLKNGRDPGEVRPDIAHQSLLMLMDSPLNRAGLLQVYIHTQKNVLIEVNPQTRIPRTFDRFCGLMVQLLHKLSVRAADGPQKLLKVNVEYTEKMVSISNYPLSAALTCAKLTTAFEEVWGVI; this is encoded by the exons ATGGCTGCGCCCAGTGGCGGATTCCAACCTCGTGAGCGGCGCGTTGGAGAGCAGGAAGAGGGGTGGGATGCGGTGGCTCCCAAGCGGCCCCGACTCGGGGCGGGAAACAAGATCGGAGGGCGAAGGCTCATTGTGGTGCTGGAAGGGGCCAGTCTGGAGACAGTCAAG GTAGGGAAGACCTATGAGTTACTCAACTGTGACAAGCACAAGTCTGTGCTGTTGAAGAATGGACGGGACCCTGGGGAAGTGAGACCAGACATAGCTCACCAG AGTTTACTGATGCTGATGGACAGTCCCCTGAACCGAGCTGGCTTGCTGCAGGTTTATATCCACACACAGAAGAATGTGCTGATTGAAGTGAACCCCCAGACTCGAATTCCCAGAACCTTTGACCGCTTTTGTGGCCTCATGG TTCAGCTTTTACACAAACTCAGTGTTCGAGCAGCTGATGGCCCCCAGAAGCTCTTGAAG GTCAATGTGGAGTATACGGAGAAGATGGTGTCTATCAGCAACTACCCCCTGTCTGCAGCCCTGACCTGTGCAAAACTGACCACAGCCTTTGAAGAAGTATGGGGGGTCATCTGA